A DNA window from Enterobacter asburiae contains the following coding sequences:
- a CDS encoding ABC transporter permease, whose protein sequence is MSMSVAHPPASHGRLSRMTALFWRKPSLGLFLLLLAPLMWFGIVYLGSLLTLLWQGFYTFDDFTMAVTPDLTLANIQALFNPANYDIILRTLTMAIAVTIASAILAFPMAWYMARYTRGKWKAFFYIAVMLPMWASYIVKAYAWTLLLAKDGVAQWFLNHMGLEPILTSLLTLPAIGGNTLSTSGLGRFLVFVYIWLPFMILPVQAALERLPASLLQASADLGARPRQTFRYVVLPLAIPGIAAGSIFTFSLTLGDFIVPQLVGPPGYFIGNMVYSQQGAIGNMPMAAAFTLVPIVLISLYLAFVKRLGAFDAL, encoded by the coding sequence ATGTCTATGAGCGTTGCGCATCCTCCCGCCTCGCACGGGCGCTTAAGCCGCATGACGGCGCTGTTCTGGCGTAAACCGTCGCTCGGCCTGTTCCTGCTTCTGCTCGCGCCGCTCATGTGGTTTGGCATCGTCTATTTAGGATCGCTTCTGACCCTGCTGTGGCAAGGTTTTTACACCTTTGACGATTTCACCATGGCCGTCACGCCGGATCTGACCCTGGCGAACATTCAGGCGCTTTTCAACCCGGCAAACTACGACATCATCCTGCGCACGTTAACCATGGCGATTGCGGTGACGATAGCCAGCGCCATCCTGGCATTCCCGATGGCCTGGTACATGGCGCGATACACCCGCGGCAAGTGGAAAGCGTTTTTCTATATCGCCGTGATGCTGCCAATGTGGGCGAGCTACATCGTCAAAGCCTACGCCTGGACGCTGCTGCTGGCGAAGGATGGGGTGGCGCAGTGGTTTCTCAACCATATGGGGCTGGAGCCGATCCTGACCTCACTCCTTACGCTCCCGGCAATTGGCGGCAACACCTTGTCCACCTCCGGGCTGGGACGGTTTCTGGTCTTCGTCTATATCTGGCTGCCGTTTATGATCTTGCCCGTCCAGGCGGCGCTGGAACGCCTGCCTGCCTCGCTACTGCAGGCCTCAGCCGACCTCGGCGCGCGCCCTCGTCAGACCTTTCGCTACGTCGTTCTGCCGCTGGCGATCCCGGGTATTGCCGCGGGCTCAATATTCACCTTTTCCCTGACGCTGGGGGATTTCATCGTTCCACAGCTGGTGGGGCCGCCGGGTTACTTCATCGGTAACATGGTCTACTCGCAGCAGGGTGCCATTGGCAATATGCCCATGGCCGCCGCGTTCACGCTGGTGCCCATCGTGCTGATTTCACTCTATCTGGCGTTCGTGAAACGTCTGGGAGCATTCGATGCACTCTGA
- a CDS encoding ABC transporter permease translates to MHSERAPLFLKVAAWGGVIFLHFPLLIIATYAFNTEDAAFSFPPQGLTLKWFSVAAGRGDIIESVTLSLQIAALSTAIALVLGTLAAAALWRSEFFGKNAISLLLLLPIALPGIITGLALLTAFKTIDLEPGFFTIVVGHATFCVVVVFNNVIARFRRTSWSLVEASMDLGADGWQTFRYVVLPNLGSALLAGGMLAFALSFDEIIVTTFTAGHERTLPLWLLNQLGRPRDVPVTNVVALLVMLVTTIPILGAWWLTRDGENIAGSGK, encoded by the coding sequence ATGCACTCTGAACGCGCACCGCTGTTCCTGAAAGTGGCAGCGTGGGGAGGCGTTATCTTCCTGCACTTCCCGCTGCTGATTATCGCGACCTATGCCTTTAATACCGAAGACGCGGCCTTCAGCTTTCCGCCGCAGGGGCTGACGCTGAAGTGGTTCAGCGTGGCGGCGGGGCGCGGCGATATTATTGAATCCGTGACGTTGTCACTTCAGATTGCCGCGCTCTCCACCGCGATTGCCCTTGTGCTTGGCACGCTTGCTGCAGCGGCGCTGTGGCGAAGCGAGTTTTTTGGCAAGAATGCGATCTCGCTGTTGCTGCTGTTGCCGATTGCGTTACCGGGGATCATCACCGGTCTGGCGCTGCTGACGGCATTCAAAACGATTGACCTTGAGCCGGGGTTTTTCACCATCGTGGTGGGACACGCCACCTTTTGCGTGGTGGTGGTGTTTAACAACGTGATTGCCCGGTTCAGACGCACCTCCTGGAGCCTGGTGGAAGCGTCGATGGATCTCGGGGCCGACGGATGGCAAACCTTCCGCTATGTGGTGCTGCCCAATCTGGGTTCCGCGCTGCTGGCCGGGGGAATGCTGGCGTTTGCCCTGTCGTTTGACGAGATAATCGTCACAACGTTTACGGCGGGACACGAGCGCACGTTACCGCTGTGGTTGCTCAATCAGCTCGGTCGTCCGCGCGACGTGCCGGTCACCAACGTCGTAGCACTGCTGGTGATGCTGGTGACAACTATCCCCATTCTGGGAGCCTGGTGGCTAACCCGCGACGGCGAGAATATCGCCGGCAGCGGGAAATAA
- the ydcS gene encoding putative ABC transporter substrate-binding protein YdcS: MSKHFARSSLCALGMTIMTAQAAEPPKAIGDGEGRLDIIAWPGYIERGQTDKNYDWVTQFEKETGCAVNVKTAATSDEMVSLMAKGGYDLVTASGDASLRLIMGKRVQPINPDLIPNWKTLDARIVKGEWFNVGGKVYGTPYQWGPNLLMYNTKTFPTPPDSWSVVFTKQDLPDGKTNQGRVQAYDGPIYIADAALFVKATQPQLGIKDPYQLTEAQYAAVLKVLRDQHALIHRYWHDTTVQMSDFKNEGVVASSAWPYQANALKAENQPVATVFPKEGVTGWADTTMLHAQAKHPMCAYKWMNWSLTPKVQGDLAAWFGSLPVVAEGCKASTLLGDKGCETNGYNEFDKIMFWKTPIAEGGKFVPYSRWTQDYIAIMGGR; encoded by the coding sequence ATGAGCAAACATTTTGCCCGCAGCAGCCTGTGCGCGCTCGGCATGACTATCATGACAGCGCAAGCCGCAGAACCACCAAAGGCCATCGGCGACGGGGAAGGTCGGCTGGATATTATCGCCTGGCCGGGATACATCGAACGCGGACAGACGGATAAAAATTATGACTGGGTCACCCAGTTTGAAAAAGAGACCGGGTGTGCGGTCAACGTCAAGACGGCGGCCACGTCGGATGAAATGGTCAGCCTGATGGCGAAAGGGGGATATGACCTGGTCACCGCCTCGGGTGACGCCTCCCTGCGCCTGATCATGGGTAAACGCGTTCAGCCCATTAACCCGGACCTCATCCCCAACTGGAAAACGCTCGACGCGCGGATTGTAAAAGGGGAATGGTTTAACGTCGGCGGGAAAGTCTACGGCACGCCGTATCAGTGGGGGCCAAACCTGCTGATGTACAACACCAAAACCTTCCCGACGCCGCCGGACAGCTGGAGCGTGGTCTTTACCAAACAGGATCTGCCGGACGGTAAAACCAATCAGGGACGCGTTCAGGCCTATGACGGCCCGATTTATATCGCCGATGCCGCGCTCTTCGTCAAAGCTACCCAGCCGCAGCTGGGTATCAAAGATCCTTACCAGCTCACCGAAGCACAGTATGCCGCCGTGCTGAAAGTGCTGCGCGACCAGCATGCGCTGATCCACCGCTACTGGCATGACACCACCGTTCAGATGAGCGATTTCAAAAATGAAGGCGTCGTGGCCTCCAGCGCCTGGCCGTATCAGGCGAATGCGCTGAAGGCCGAGAACCAGCCCGTTGCCACCGTCTTCCCGAAAGAGGGGGTGACCGGCTGGGCGGATACCACCATGCTGCATGCGCAGGCAAAACACCCGATGTGCGCCTATAAGTGGATGAACTGGTCGCTGACGCCTAAAGTGCAGGGCGATCTGGCGGCCTGGTTTGGCTCCCTGCCCGTGGTTGCAGAAGGGTGTAAGGCCAGCACGCTGCTGGGTGATAAAGGCTGCGAAACAAACGGTTATAACGAGTTCGACAAAATCATGTTCTGGAAAACCCCCATCGCCGAAGGCGGCAAATTTGTCCCTTACAGCCGCTGGACGCAGGATTACATCGCCATCATGGGCGGTCGTTAA
- a CDS encoding ABC transporter ATP-binding protein has protein sequence MTYAVEFNNVSRLYGDVRAVDGVTIAIRDGEFFSMLGPSGSGKTTCLRLIAGFEQLSGGTISIFGKEASELPPWERDVNTVFQDYALFPHMSILDNVAYGLMVKGIDKKKRHAQARDALEKVGLSFAVARKPSQLSGGQRQRVAIARALVNEPRVLLLDEPLGALDLKLREQMQFELKKLQQELGITFIFVTHDQGEALSMSDRVAVFNNGRIEQVDTPRDLYMRPRTPFVAGFVGTSNVFDAGLAQKICGMEGSYSLRPEHIRLNEEGEVQVEGIVQAVQYQGAATRLELKLADGAKLLVSQANLSETSSLSGIAPGQAVMASWSREAMIRLHEER, from the coding sequence ATGACGTACGCGGTAGAGTTTAACAACGTTTCCCGTCTGTACGGCGACGTACGGGCGGTGGATGGGGTCACCATTGCTATTCGTGACGGAGAATTTTTCTCCATGCTGGGGCCTTCGGGCTCCGGCAAAACCACCTGCCTGCGTCTGATAGCGGGTTTTGAGCAGCTGTCAGGCGGCACGATTTCTATCTTCGGTAAAGAGGCGAGCGAACTGCCTCCCTGGGAGCGGGATGTGAACACCGTCTTTCAGGACTACGCGCTGTTCCCGCATATGTCGATCCTCGACAATGTTGCCTACGGGCTGATGGTCAAAGGCATCGACAAGAAAAAACGCCATGCGCAGGCCCGTGATGCCCTGGAAAAAGTGGGCCTGAGCTTTGCCGTTGCCCGCAAACCCTCGCAACTTTCCGGCGGCCAGCGACAGCGTGTCGCCATCGCCCGGGCGCTGGTCAATGAGCCGCGCGTCCTGCTGTTGGATGAGCCCTTAGGTGCGCTTGATCTCAAACTGCGTGAACAGATGCAGTTCGAGCTGAAGAAGCTTCAGCAGGAACTCGGCATCACCTTTATTTTTGTCACCCACGATCAGGGCGAGGCCCTTTCCATGTCAGACCGGGTGGCGGTGTTCAATAACGGGCGCATCGAGCAGGTGGATACCCCGCGCGATCTCTACATGCGTCCGCGCACGCCGTTTGTCGCCGGTTTTGTCGGCACGTCCAACGTCTTTGATGCAGGCCTTGCGCAGAAAATATGCGGCATGGAAGGTAGCTATTCCCTGCGCCCGGAACATATTCGCCTTAATGAGGAGGGAGAGGTTCAGGTTGAGGGCATCGTGCAGGCCGTTCAGTATCAGGGAGCGGCCACGCGGCTGGAGCTGAAGCTCGCAGATGGCGCCAAGCTGCTGGTGAGCCAGGCCAATCTCAGTGAAACCTCGTCGCTGAGCGGCATTGCGCCGGGGCAGGCGGTGATGGCATCGTGGTCACGCGAGGCGATGATTCGCCTGCACGAGGAGAGGTGA